In the genome of Apodemus sylvaticus chromosome 2, mApoSyl1.1, whole genome shotgun sequence, one region contains:
- the Mlf2 gene encoding myeloid leukemia factor 2 isoform X2 → MFRFMRDVEPEDPMFLMDPFAIHRQHMSRMLTGGFGYSPFLSITDGNMPATRPASRRMQSGGFMDMFGMMNDMIGNMEHMAAGGNCQTFSSSTVISYSNTGDGAPKVYQETSEMRSAPGGIRETRRTVRDSDSGLEQMSIGHHIRDRAHILQRSRNHRTGDQEERQDYINLDESEAAAFDDEWRRETSRYRQQRPLEFRRHEASVGGGRRAEGPPRLAIQGPEDSPSRQSRRYDW, encoded by the exons ATGTTCCGCTTCATGAGGGACGTGGAGCCTGAGGATCCCATGTTCCTGAT GGACCCCTTCGCAATCCACCGTCAGCACATGAGCCGCATGTTGACAGGTGGCTTTGGCTATAGCCCCTTTCTGAGCATCACAGATGGGAACATGCCAGCGACTAGGCCTGCCAGCCGCAGGATGCAG TCCGGCGGCTTCATGGACATGTTTGGGATGATGAACGACATGATTGGGAACATG GAGCACATGGCGGCCGGAGGCAACTGCCagaccttctcctcctccactgtcATTTCCTATTCCAACACTGGGGATGGCGCCCCCAAGGTGTACCAGGAGACGTCTGAGATGCGCTCTGCCCCAGGCGGG ATCCGGGAGACGCGGAGAACCGTCCGCGACTCAGACAGTGGTCTGGAGCAGATGTCTATTGGGCACCACATCCGCGACAGGGCTCACATCCTGCAGCGCTCCCGAAACCACCGCACAGGGGACCAGGAAGAGCGGCAGGACTACATCAACCTGGATGAGA GTGAGGCGGCAGCGTTCGATGACGAATGGAGAAGGGAGACATCCCGATACAGACAGCAGCGTCCTCTGGAATTTCGGCGGCATGAGGCATCTGTGGGTGGGGGGCGAAGGGCTGAGGGGCCTCCCCGTCTGGCTATCCAGGGACCTGAGGACTCCCCCTCCCGACAGTCCCGTCGCTATGACTGGTGA
- the Mlf2 gene encoding myeloid leukemia factor 2 isoform X1: MFRFMRDVEPEDPMFLMDPFAIHRQHMSRMLTGGFGYSPFLSITDGNMPATRPASRRMQAGAVSPFGMLGMSGGFMDMFGMMNDMIGNMEHMAAGGNCQTFSSSTVISYSNTGDGAPKVYQETSEMRSAPGGIRETRRTVRDSDSGLEQMSIGHHIRDRAHILQRSRNHRTGDQEERQDYINLDESEAAAFDDEWRRETSRYRQQRPLEFRRHEASVGGGRRAEGPPRLAIQGPEDSPSRQSRRYDW, translated from the exons ATGTTCCGCTTCATGAGGGACGTGGAGCCTGAGGATCCCATGTTCCTGAT GGACCCCTTCGCAATCCACCGTCAGCACATGAGCCGCATGTTGACAGGTGGCTTTGGCTATAGCCCCTTTCTGAGCATCACAGATGGGAACATGCCAGCGACTAGGCCTGCCAGCCGCAGGATGCAG GCTGGGGCTGTCTCTCCCTTCGGGATGCTGGGAATG TCCGGCGGCTTCATGGACATGTTTGGGATGATGAACGACATGATTGGGAACATG GAGCACATGGCGGCCGGAGGCAACTGCCagaccttctcctcctccactgtcATTTCCTATTCCAACACTGGGGATGGCGCCCCCAAGGTGTACCAGGAGACGTCTGAGATGCGCTCTGCCCCAGGCGGG ATCCGGGAGACGCGGAGAACCGTCCGCGACTCAGACAGTGGTCTGGAGCAGATGTCTATTGGGCACCACATCCGCGACAGGGCTCACATCCTGCAGCGCTCCCGAAACCACCGCACAGGGGACCAGGAAGAGCGGCAGGACTACATCAACCTGGATGAGA GTGAGGCGGCAGCGTTCGATGACGAATGGAGAAGGGAGACATCCCGATACAGACAGCAGCGTCCTCTGGAATTTCGGCGGCATGAGGCATCTGTGGGTGGGGGGCGAAGGGCTGAGGGGCCTCCCCGTCTGGCTATCCAGGGACCTGAGGACTCCCCCTCCCGACAGTCCCGTCGCTATGACTGGTGA
- the Ptms gene encoding parathymosin: protein MTPTTPPSAGTGRCQASPGQASLPTEPVRRCPSPCLPPGEPEREIHSGGSHPCNRAGRAALASPEQGRGPGRRDWSARELLASRTASCLQLPPPYPRPRPEKPNLRQARAEVTSRRTALGRATGAPPTRTGGGGARVAEPQRAGPLGPAGIWSGVSPQEPHPFPPPRPTPRSPEPSVSPFPLPVSSFLQSRSLSRPSLPSSYPHLSNLLFHPPPLSSPPRSRLPHPWEAPPVGQRRLKSGFPSRGRQRLVGGSSAGAGAASRTERPRPERAGHRPHRPPARPPALRTAAALRVSARDPPPPHPARLCRLLQRASLPSGRRCRCRRRHRAKFRPRPPSAVQGSSASAPGPRLPASPGPGTMSEKSVEAAAELSAKDLKEKKDKVEEKAGRKERKKEVVEEEENGAEEEEEETAEDGEDDDEGDEEDEEEEEEEDEGPVRKRTAEEEDEADPKRQKTENGASA, encoded by the exons ATGACCCCAACTACTCCGCCTTCTGCTGGCACGGGCCGCTGCCAGGCCTCCCCCGGGCAGGCCTCACTGCCCACCGAGCCGGTCCGCCGCTGCCCCAGCCCGTGCCTCCCGCCGGGCGAGCCGGAGAGGGAGATCCACTCCGGGGGCTCGCATCCCTGCAACCGTGCGGGCCGCGCCGCCCTGGCCTCACCG GAGCAGGGTCGCGGCCCGGGACGCAGGGATTGGTCCGCGCGGGAGCTTCTTGCCTCCCGCACCGCCTCCTGCCTTCAGCTGCCACCTCCGTACCCCCGCCCTCGGCCCGAGAAGCCGAACCTCCGGCAGGCCCGAGCGGAAGTGACGTCACGGCGGACAGCCCTGGGGCGGGCCACGGGAGCTCCGCCCACTCGCACAGGAGGGGGCGGTGCGCGCGTGGCGGAGCCCCAGAGGGCGGGTCCTCTGGGGCCG GCTGGCATTTGGAGCGGAGTCTCCCCGCAGgaaccccaccccttcccacctcctcgCCCCACTCCGCGCTCTCCCGAGCCGTCAGtctctccattccccctcccGGTCTCGTCCTTCCTCCAGTCCCGCTCGCTCTCCCGCCCTTCGCTTCCATCCTCCTATCCCCACCTCTCCAACCTCCTCTttcatccccctcccctctcctctcctccccgcTCCCGACTGCCCCACCCCTGGGAAGCCCCTCCCGTCGGGCAGCGCCGCCTTAAAAGCGGGTTCCCTTCCCGGGGGCGGCAGCGGCTGGTCGGCGGCAGCTCTGCTGGTGCGGGGGCGGCGAGCAGGACCGAGCGACCGCGACCGGAGCGCGCCGGCCACCGCCCGCATCGTCCTCCCGCCCGCCCTCCCGCCCTCCGGACGGCCGCAGCCCTGCGGGTCTCCGCTCGGgacccacccccgccccaccccgcgcGCCTCTGCCGCCTCTTGCAGCGAGCCAGCTTGCCGAGCGGCCgtcgctgccgctgccgccgtcGCCACCGCGCCAAGTTCCGGCCGCGGCCACCCTCCGCCGTCCAGGGCTCCTCCGCCTCGGCCCCGGGACCTCGGCTCCCCGCCAGCCCCGGCCCCGGCACCATGTCGGAGAAGAGCGTGGAGGCAGCGGCCGAGCTGAGCGCCAAG gacctgaagGAAAAGAAGGACAAGGTGGAGGAGAAGGCTGGCCGGAAAGAACGGAAGAAAGAAGTAGTGGAG gaggaggagaatggagctgaagaagaggaagaagaaactgcTGAGGATGGAGAGGATGACGATGAAGGGGATGAAGAAG atgaggaagaggaggaggaggaggatgaaggcCCCGTGCGGAAGAGAACTGCTGAAGAGGAG GATGAAGCGGATCCCAAGAGGCAGAAGACAGAAAACGGGGCGTCGGCATGA
- the Lag3 gene encoding lymphocyte activation gene 3 protein — translation MKEVLFLRFLLLRLLWDATGVSSGAAKEVSVVWAQEGAPVHLPCSLKFPQLDANFLRRGGVTWQHQPDSGRIPALDLGQGMPSPRRPARGRYTVLSVAPGGLRSGRQPLHPRVQLEERGLQRGDFSLWLRPAQRADEGEYHAIVRLPDRALSCSLRLRVGQASMIASPPGTLKPSDWVILNCSFSRPDRPVSVHWFQGQSRLPVHSSPRHYLAESFLLLPQVSPLDSGTWGCVLTYRDGFNVSITYNLKVLGLEPVGPLTVYAAEGSRVELPCRLPPGVGTPSLLIATWTTPGGGPELAVAGKSGNFALHLEAVGLAQAGTYTCSIHVQGQQLSVTVTLAVITVTLKSVGLPDSPGKLLCEVAPASGEERFVWRPLNNLSRSSPGPVLELQEARLLAEQWQCQLYEGQKLLGAKAYTAESSSGAWSARRSLGDLKGGHLFLVLILGALSLSLLVTGAFGFHLWRRQLLRRRFSALEHGIHPPPAQSKTEELERELETEMEQEPQPQPQPQPGQL, via the exons ATGAAGGAGGTTCTGTTCCTTCGCTTTCTGCTTCTCAGACTGCTTTGGGACGCTACAG GTGTGTCTTCAGGGGCTGCGAAGGAGGTCTCCGTGGTGTGGGCCCAGGAGGGAGCTCCCGTTCATCTTCCCTGCAGCCTCAAGTTCCCCCAGCTGGATGCCAACTTTCTGAGAAGAGGAGGGGTCACCTGGCAACATCAACCAGACAG TGGCCGCATCCCAGCCCTTGACCTTGGCCAGGGGATGCCCTCGCCCAGGAGACCGGCCCGCGGTCGCTACACCGTGCTGAGCGTGGCTCCGGGAGGTCTGCGCAGCGGGAGGCAGCCCCTGCATCCCCGCGTGCAGCTGGAGGAGCGCGGCCTCCAGCGCGGGGACTTCTCTCTGTGGCTGCGCCCAGCTCAGCGCGCCGACGAGGGCGAGTACCACGCCATCGTGCGCCTCCCGGACCGCGCCCTCTCCTGCAGTCTCCGCCTGCGCGTCGGCCAGGCCTCGA tGATTGCCAGTCCTCCGGGAACCCTCAAGCCGTCTGATTGGGTCATCTTGAACTGTTCCTTCAGCCGTCCTGACCGCCCAGTCTCTGTGCACTGGTTCCAGGGCCAGAGCCGACTGCCTGTCCACAGCTCACCCCGTCATTATTTAGCTGAGAGTTTCCTCTTACTGCCCCAAGTGAGCCCTCTGGACTCTGGGACCTGGGGCTGTGTCCTCACCTACAGAGATGGCTTCAATGTCTCCATCACGTACAACCTCAAAGTTCTGG gTCTGGAGCCCGTAGGCCCTCTGACAGTGTACGCTGCTGAAGGTTCTAGGGTGGAGCTACCCTGTCGCCTGCCCCCAGGTGTGGGGACCCCTTCTCTACTCATTGCCACGTGGACGACTCCTGGGGGAGGTCCCGAGCTCGCGGTGGCTGGAAAGAGCGGCAATTTTGCCCTTCACCTTGAGGCTGTGGGTCTGGCGCAGGCTGGGACATACACCTGCAGCATTCATGTGCAGGGACAGCAGCTCAGTGTCACTGTCACGTTGGCAGTCATCACAG TGACTCTGAAATCCGTCGGGTTACCTGACTCTCCCGGGAAGCTGTTATGTGAGGTGGCCCCAGCATCCGGAGAAGAAAGATTTGTGTGGCGCCCCCTGAACAATCTGTCCAGGAGTTCCCCGGGCCCGGTGCTGGAGCTGCAGGAGGCCAGGCTCCTTGCAGAACAATGGCAGTGCCAGCTGTACGAGGGCCAGAAGCTTCTTGGAGCAAAGGCGTACACAGCAGAGTCTAGCTCAG GTGCCTGGAGTGCTAGGAGAAGCTTAGGTGATCTTAAAGGAGGCCATCTCTTCCTCGTTCTCATCCTCGGggccctctccctgtcccttttgGTGACCGGGGCCTTTGGCTTTCACTTGTGGAGAAGACAG TTGCTACGGAGAAGATTTTCTGCCTTAGAGCACGGGATTCACCCTCCTCCGGCTCAGAGTAAGACAGAGGAGCTGGAGCGAGAACTGGAGACGGAGATGGAACaggagccccagccccagccccagcctcagcccgGGCAGCTCTGA